In Halostella litorea, a single window of DNA contains:
- a CDS encoding thiolase family protein has protein sequence MERVAIIGASMTQFGQRDAWVRELLAEAGEACLDDAGVSGDDLDHLYVSNMASGEFEGQTGVPNALAHDLGAMPAYTQRVDQTSSSGGAGTYAAWQSVASGASDLTMLVGGEKMTHRTTPEATDVIASLTHPVEYKHGVTLPSFAGLTARHYLEKYDAPRESLGKVAVKNHANGVDNPHAQFRKEVDLETVLDSPIVADPLRLYDFCPITDGSAALLLCPESEAEQYVDDYSVITGIAGATDTHVVHERDDPTTMGGVVESGEQAYEMAGLGPDDVDVAELHDMFTILEFLQMEGLGFAEPGEAWQAVEDGRTERDGELPINTSGGLKSKGHPLGASGVAQAYEIHKQVTGDAGPRQVDAEVGLACNVGGFGNCVTTTILEEP, from the coding sequence ATGGAACGCGTAGCGATCATCGGCGCGTCGATGACCCAGTTCGGGCAGCGCGACGCCTGGGTCCGCGAGCTGCTCGCGGAGGCGGGCGAAGCCTGCCTGGACGACGCCGGGGTCTCCGGCGACGACCTGGACCACCTGTACGTGTCGAACATGGCGAGCGGGGAGTTCGAGGGCCAGACCGGCGTCCCGAACGCGCTCGCCCACGACCTCGGTGCGATGCCGGCGTACACGCAGCGCGTCGACCAGACGAGTTCGAGCGGCGGCGCGGGCACCTACGCCGCCTGGCAGTCCGTCGCCAGCGGGGCCAGCGACCTCACGATGCTCGTCGGCGGCGAGAAGATGACCCACCGGACGACGCCGGAGGCGACCGACGTGATCGCGTCGCTGACCCACCCCGTCGAGTACAAGCACGGCGTCACGCTCCCGAGCTTCGCGGGGCTGACCGCGCGGCACTACCTGGAGAAGTACGACGCCCCCCGCGAGAGCCTCGGGAAGGTCGCCGTCAAGAACCACGCGAACGGCGTCGACAACCCCCACGCCCAGTTCCGGAAGGAGGTGGACCTGGAGACGGTGCTCGACTCGCCCATCGTCGCCGACCCGCTCCGGCTGTACGACTTCTGCCCCATCACGGACGGGAGCGCCGCACTTCTGCTCTGCCCCGAGTCGGAGGCCGAGCAGTACGTCGACGACTACTCCGTGATCACCGGCATCGCCGGCGCGACGGACACCCACGTCGTCCACGAGCGCGACGACCCGACGACGATGGGCGGCGTCGTCGAGAGCGGCGAGCAGGCCTACGAGATGGCCGGGCTCGGCCCGGACGACGTGGACGTGGCGGAGCTGCACGACATGTTCACCATCCTCGAGTTCCTCCAGATGGAGGGGCTCGGCTTCGCGGAGCCCGGCGAGGCGTGGCAGGCGGTCGAGGACGGCCGCACCGAGCGCGACGGCGAACTGCCGATCAACACCTCGGGCGGCCTGAAGTCGAAGGGCCACCCGCTCGGCGCGAGCGGCGTCGCACAGGCGTACGAGATACACAAACAGGTCACCGGCGACGCCGGCCCGCGGCAGGTCGACGCGGAGGTCGGCCTCGCGTGCAACGTCGGCGGCTTCGGCAACTGCGTGACCACCACCATCCTGGAGGAACCATGA